From the Candidatus Zixiibacteriota bacterium genome, the window GCGATGTGGCATGACCCTCATCGTGGAATTGACGCAAGATAAATTGGGCGCGTGTGCCAAACTCTGTAAATTGGAACCGAACCTGGTAATCCTCGATATTGATCAGTCTGACAACAACAGAGGTGAAGTGATCAATTTGCTTAGGAACGACCATCCGGCTAAGTCTGCGCGAGTTCTGATAGTGGCCGATGACGAGAGTCACCTCACTGAGATGCTGGAATTAGGTGCTGATGACGGTCTGCGAAAGCCTTTTACGGCAAATCAGCTAATCGAAAAGACAGAATCGCTGCTCTTACGTCCGATTCAGATAGGGGTATCAACGAGAGAAATGACTGGCGAATGTATCACATAACACGAGGTAAAGATTATGAGTAAGGGTAAGATACTCGTAGTGGACGATGAACCTGAGCTTGTTAGAGCCGTCAGCATGCGTCTGCGTGCAGAAGGGTATGATGTTCTGACAGCTATGGATGGAATGCAGGCGACAAACGTGGCCATGCGAGAGACACTCGACCTGATTATCCTGGATATCGGCATGCCGGCTGGTGATGGTCATGTGGTCGCACGACGACTCCGTGAGTCTATCCGAACAAGCGCAATCCCGATTATTTTTCTTACTGCGAAGACGTCGGAACTGGACTTCAGTAGGGCATATGATGAAGGAGTTGACAAGTATATCACCAAGCCATATGATCCGCTGGAACTGATGTCGGCTGTCGACTCATTGATGCGCACCGGTGATCAGCGCCAGGTTACCTGACACGCATTGATCTTCCAGCGCCAGATGTCGATTGCAGATGTGGCGAGCAATGGTTACCATAGGGCATTGAATTGAACAGTCGACACGTCTGCAATTCGCCCTCGCGGGCGGTTCGAAGCTGGAGCGATCAATGGCCCTCACATTCAGAGAAGACTACTGGGACAGTCCCGAACTCAAGAAAGAGTTGATCAATTTCATAAATCAGATTCACAGACTCGACTTGACTCTCTGGGATGAGAAGGGCTACTGGGATCGCAAATACCGACCATTTTCTTTCTTCGAAGGCAATCGCATAGTCTCCAGTGTATGCATATATTCGATGGACATGACGATCGACGGAAAGCGGAGTCTTGTCGCTCAAGTCTCGGCAGTTGGGACCCTTCCCGAATATCGGCGCAAGGGGCTCAATCTCGAGTTGTCTAAGAGAGCCATGGAATGGGCTGAAGATAATCACGATTTCTTCTTTCTGTTCGCTGATGAAGAAGCATTTCCGTTCTACAAGAGATGCGGCTTTCGACAGGTCAATGAGCATAAGGCACGTCTCGCTCTGACAGGTATGACTGCTCGACCGGGGGCTGTCAAGCTTGATGTTTCCACAACAGACAATCTCGATATGATCTATCGCATAGCTTCCAATCGCGAACCTGTCTCCAATGTCCTGGGTGTAACCAACGAGAAACTGTTTATGTTCTGGTGCCTGTACTTTCTCAAAGACTTCATCTACTATATCGCCGATCTGGATATTCTGGTTCTGTATGAGCGCAAGAATGGAGTGCTGACAATATTCGATATTGTCGGTACGCACGTTCCCGTATTCTCGGAATTATATCCCTGCATTTGCGACGAAAGTGACAGCGCAGTCGAATTCATGTTCATGATGGACAAGCTTGGATTGGATGAGATTGAGTATGTGAAGGTTGAAGGCAACGGCACGCATCTCTACGGCAATTTTCCACTTGAGAACAGCAAATTTATCTTCCCCCTCACTGCTCACGCATAGCAGCTTTCTATATATCCACAAGAACCGCAGATGAGAATGAGGCCTTGCAGACTTTCTGAGAGCCAACATCCGCGCCGAATTCTGCTGAAGGCCACACAAAATGCGCTCATTTCTGAGCGCCTTCTGGTATAAAAGTCAGCTCTATGTGATTACGTTATTCAGGTTGCCACACTTTTCAGACATTTCCAACCAAATCGGGACCCGGCTTGAGAGTCGGTTGTCCCGGTTCCCATCCGGCCGGGCAGGCTTCAGAACCCTTCGGTGCAGTATCACCGATCACGGTTCCGGTCGGCATTGCACATCCAGCAGGTTCATCCGGCATAGCATACCTCCTCATTGACTTGCGCCACTAACATCCTGAATCAAGGATCGGATCTATGACTGATAACTAAATTCACGCTCAGATCAACCGGACCCTCAACTGATTATTATGAGGTTAATCGCGATCTCCTCCCAGCGCTGTTTTCACTCCCTTGGCATAGGCAGGATCAGCCTTCTCGAAATGCTTCAACTGCCGCTCAATGATCTTCTTAGGCACTCCGGCCATAGCGCCGGCAATAGCCTTGTGCAGGCGCTGACGCTCAGACTTCGGCATTAATCGATAGAGATTCCCGGCCTGAGTGTAGTCGTCATTTCCGTCCCGATGGTTGTATCTGTCCGCATCGCCCGAAATCTTCAGCGGCGGCTCCTTGAAACGAGAATCTTCGGTCGGGCCGGCAAAGCTGTTCGGTTCATAATTCACATCGCCTCTGTAATTGCCATCGAAGCGCATTTGACCATCGCGATAATACGTGTTTACCTCGATCCGGGGACGATTTACCGGAAGACTCTCATAATTTACGCCGAGGCGATAGCGATGGGCATCAGCATACGAGATGATCCGGAACTGGAGCATCTTGTCAGGGCTCTGTCCGATTCCCGGAACAACATTGGCAGGCGAAAACGCTGATTGCTCAACCTCTGCGAAGTAGTTCTCAGGATTGCGATTGAGTTCGAGTACGCCAACATCGATGAGCGGAAATTCACCGTGCGGCCACACTTTGGTTAGATCGAACGGATTATAGGAGGTCTCCTCTGCCTGCTTCTCAGTCATCACCTGAATCTTGAAATTCCATTTCGGGAAATCTTTCTTCTGAATAGCCTCGAACAGGTCTCTCTGATGACTCTCCCTGTCCTTGGCGATGATCGCATCCGACTCCTGGCCAGTCATGCACTCGATGCCTTGCGCGGTTTTGAAATGGAATTTAACCCAGAATCGCTCGTTATTGCTATTGATGAAACTGTATGTGTGGCTTCCGTACCCGTTTACGTGGCGGTAGCTGCGCGGAAGTCCCCTGTCGGAAAAGAGGATTGTAACCTGGTGCATGCTCTCAGGTGATTGCGACCAGAAGTCCCACTGCGCGGTGTTACTCCTCAAGTTGGACTTCGGATCCCTCTTCTGAGTATGGATGAAGTCAGGAAATTTGTACGGATCTCTGATGAAGAACACGGGGGTGTTATTCCCCACCAAATCCCAGTTTCCCTCATCGGTATAAAATTTCAGTGCAAATCCGCGCACATCACGTTCGGCATCCGCCGCTCCTCGCTCGCCGGCAACTGTCGAAAACCGCAGGAAGCACTCAGTCTTCTTCCCGACCTTCGAGAAAATGCTCGCTTTCGTGTACTTCGTTATATCCTTGGTGACAGTTAGGGTGCCGTAAGCACCCGAACCTTTGGCATGCACAACCCGCTCCGGTATTCGCTCCCGATTGAAATGCGCATGTTTCTCGAACAACTGCCAGTCCTGAACCAATAGCGGTCCGTGCGGCCCGGCTGTCATCGCATTCTGATTATCGCCGACAGGAATGCCGGCAGCAGTCGTCAATTGCTTCTTCTTCTTGACCATTATTACCTCCTTGTTTCATTAATCTACAGAACATACCAATCATAATCAAAGTTGCTGGAATAAGACCTGATCTATGTATGAATATGCCACAAACTCACGACAAAATAACTATCTCTTCTTCCTCAGCTTACCGCGCATGATAACCTGATATTCATGAACCTCGAATTCCCTGAGCTTTTCCTCTCCTGACACAGATATCGAATTCCAAGGGATATCATAGATGACACCCGTCTCCTCATCCATAAAATGGTGATGGCTCTCGATATTTGGATCGAATACAACCGTACCTTCCTTCAACAGTTGCGTTCTCAGAAGTCCTCTCTCTACCAGCAGATTGAGTGTGTTGTAGACCGTGGCTCGTGATACAGTCGGACACTTCTTTCTCGCAAACTTAAGCACATCGTCCGCGGAGGGATGGGCTTTGCTTTTCAGCACATACTCAACAACCGCGATCCTCTGCGGAGTCGGTTGAATATCACACTGGCGCAGTATCGAGATAGCTTTCTCCACAGGGATAAGATAATGTCTTATTTTAGACATTGTCAAGAGCTTTCTTCTACGGAGCCTCGGTATCAGTAAATCAAATATGTCTAACCCTCTGTAAGCTCCTCTCAAGCACTCACAGGAGCTGTGCTCCTGTGAGTGCTACAGGAAACAGCGCAGAGGCACAGGCACTGCGCTCACCATAATCGATCTTACCCCTTGCAAACAGCACTCTGCCACAACTGATGTCAGATAAAACATATCTGCTTTAATAGACCAAAGACACTCTCTCCCCTGCATTGTATTATAGCGAGCAATTCCCACTTGCCTTTATTAAGCCGACATATTAGTATGCTTACGCAAATGTAGAACTGAGCACACGGAAAGAATCATGGCAATCATAAGTATTGTAAGCGGATCCTACTGTAACGGAGACAGAATAACCGCAGAACTCTGCAAGCAACTCGGATACAGGCACGTCGATCGGGAGCTGCTGGAAGAGACTTCGCGGCGATACAACGTTAGCGCCGACAAATTGCATGCCATCCTGGCAGAATCGGGTGCCGCGGCAGGTCGTCAGGATCGAGGTCGCTACAAGCTGCTCGCATACATTGAAGCCACTCTGGGGGAGATGATACAGAATGACGAGTTGGTTATCGGCGGTTGTTTTGTCTATCTGGTGCCGAGCAATATCGCGCATGTCCTGAGGGTCTGCATAATCGCGGACCAGCATTATCGAGTCAGCCAAGCGGTGGCAGAAGACGGACTGTCAGATTCGGATGCGGTCAAGAGGATCAAAGAGTTTGATCAGATGCTATCCGGGTGTTCCGCCCTCTTTCACAACAAGCAGGCCTATGACAAGAGTCTGTTCGACATGGTTATTCCCGTGGACAAGCTTTCCCTCGACGAAGCTGTTCGGATGATAGCAGATCAGGCGCGATCTGATGCAATCAGGACAACCGATTGGTCCAAAGCAGCCGCGGCAGATTTCCTGCTTGGCTCTACTGTCAAAGTTGCCATGGCCGAGGATGGCCAGATGGTTGATGTCTTTGCCGAGAATGGTCATGTGGTCATCGGTATCAACCAGCAGGTCCTTCTCATGAAGCGCCTCGAGGAGAAACTGAAGCGAATCGCTTTGTCGGTTCCCGGAGTTACCGACGTTACGACCAAGCTCGGGACGAAATTCAGCACAACCGTAGTAAATCCATGGGAGGACATTGATGTCCCCCCCAAGATTCTACTCGTCGATGATGAAGTGGAGTTTGTCGAGACTTTGTCCGAGCGGTTGAAGACGCGGAACCTGGAATCAGCGATAGCCTACGATGGTGAGCAGGCATTGGAACGGATTGAAGTCGAGATTCCGGATGTGATAGTGCTCGATCTCAGAATGCCCGGGATTGACGGCATCGAAACACTCAGACGCATCAAGCGAACCAATCCTTCAATAGAAGTGATCATTCTGACGGGGCACGGCACTGACAATGAGAAGTCAGCGGCGGAGGAGCTCGGCGCATTCGCCTATCTGCGCAAACCAGTAAATGTTAACGATTTGGCGCAGATAATGAAGGAAGCATATGCACATCGTAAACGCGGGCAGTAGACGGAGCCTTAGATCTAAGTCATTCTTGAGCGCCTCGCAATTGGAGCAGCTATACTATGGCTGAACTGGAGCCTAAATCACTGCACACGCAGTCGTCGGCCACCCAGACGCGTCTTCCTCGATACCGCGCACTTCAACGCAATCTGATTCTGATTCCATTTCTTGCAGCTTTGATACCGCTCGTCATTATGGCAGGCATCAACTACAGACAGGACACGTCAGCCTATCGTGCTGAAAGCCGCTATACGATTTCACGGCTTCTCTCCAATGCTAAGCGAGGCCTGCAATTCGCAATTGAGGAACGCAGGGCGGTTCTATCGCTGATCGCCAGAGGACGCACCAGAGAAGAATTGAGCGACGAGGCGCGCTTGATGGCGATTCTCCGGGATCTTAGAGAGTCATTCGGCGATTTTGTAGATCTCGGCATTATCGACAGCGACGGGAATCAGGCATTTTACGCCGGACCATACGAACTGCAGGGAGCTAATTACAAAGAGCAATCGTGGTTTCACGAAGTATCGCTACGGGGTGTCTATGTGAGCGATGTGTTCATGGGATATCGAAATCTTCCTCACTTCGTTATCGCCATCGCACGTGAAGCCACTGAGAGCGACTTCTACATCCTGAGGGCGACGATCGATACCGAGTTGCTCATGCGGCAGATCTACGCGCTTGACCTCGATGAGAACTCCGATGCGTTCGTCGTCAACAGTCGCGGCATACTTCAGACAGTATCAGCTTTTTTCGGCAATGTACTCGACAGCCTCGATCTGACGATTCCTCCGCACGTCCGTGAGCGAGAATCAATCAGCGAATATTCGCAGACAGGTGGTTTGGAATTGGCCACCGGTTTTGCGTATGTTGAAGGCACTCCATTCGTACTCGTTGCAGCCACGCGCCGTCAGCCGGCGCTCCAACACTGGCTGTACCGTCGGTCCGATGTTATCTGGTTTCTGATGATCAGCGTCGCAGGCATTCTCGTCGCTGTCTCCCTGCGATCCAGGGGAATTGTGAATCATTTGCGTGAATCGGATGCCCGCCGCGCGAAGGTGTTCCACAACATCGAATACACGAACAAGATGGCAACCCTGGGACGGCTTGCTGCCGGTGTAGCACATGAAATCAACAATCCGCTCGCGATTATTAACGAGAAGGCAGGCCTGATAAAAGATATGGCAATGAACTATCCCGATTTCCCACACAAGGAAAAAATCCTGACTGTGGTCGATTCCATCGGGACATCGGTCGAGCGCTGCAGCAGAGTCACCCGTCGTCTTCTCGGTTTCGGCAGAAGGATGGAAGTCACCAAGGAACGTATTGATTTGGGGATACTCATTAAAGATGTCCTTGAATTTCAGAGGACTGAAGCCTCGCATCGCAGTATCACGATTGATGTCTTAGTCGATGACGATGTTCAGCACATAGAGAGTGATCGAGGTCAGTTGCAGCAGGTGTTCCTCAACATAATTAGCAATGCCTATGCTGCGGTTGAAGACGGCGGCAAGATAGATATCAGGATCAGCCAGCCGAACACAAATGAGGTTACGGTAACGATATCAGACGATGGCCACGGAATCGCTGAAGACGATCTGAAAAGCATCTTCGAGCCTTTCTTCTCGACCAAAGGAGAAGCCGGCACCGGCCTTGGGCTCTCTATCACTCGAGATATCATAGAGAAGCTCGGAGGTCTGATCGAGGTAGCGAGCGCCGTGGGACAGGGCACCAAAATTACCGTTAACTTGCCATTGGAAAAAGTTGTCTGAGGAGAGCCAACATGAGTAATATCAGAGTCCTGCTGGTAGATGATGAGGAGGAGTTGGTTTCTACTCTGGCAGAACGGTTGGAGTTCAGGGGGATTTCGGCTGCTTATGCGATCGACGGAAAATCCGCTCTTAAGATGCTCCGGGATACCGACTTCGACGTAATCGTTATCGACATGAAACTACCCGGTATGTCGGGAGATGACCTTCTGAATACAGTGAATCTGTCGTACCCCGGATTACCTGCATTGATGGTCACGGGGCACGGTTCGGTCGAGCAGGGTGAATACCGCAAGCCGGACGGTGCATACGATTTCCTGCTCAAGCCGGTAGACATCTCACTGCTGATTACGAAAATCAAAGAGGCAATTGCAGCTCATGAAAGCTGACAACGAAAGCGCGGACTCTGACGAGAAGGGCTGTTATCAAAGCCTTGCTTTCTGCGGGAAGATCACGGCTTCGGTTACGCATGAATTGAACAATGTGCTCGGTACTATTGATCAAGTGAATGGTCTCATCGAAGATTTGATCGAATTCGGGACTACAGATCCCGAGGCCCTTTCGGATAAGCTGCGACTGGTCTCCGACAAAATCACAAAGCAGATTGAACGAGGTTCTCGGCTTATCGATCGACTCAACGCGTTTGCCCACATGAGCGATCATGGCATCGGTGCATGTGATGTCAAAGTGCTTGTCGAGAATGTTACGGTGTTGGCTCAGAGGCTGACCGGACTGCGCAAAGTTGGATTGCAGGCTTCATTGCCGGATGACGATGTCACAATTGTCACGAGTCCTTTTCACTTCGCCCAGATGTATTTCGTTGTCATATGTCGAATACTCGACGTTGCAATGCCGGACACGGTGATTGAAGTCCGCCTATCAGAAGCTGATGAGTCTGCTCTTATTGAGGTCTCCGCTCAGAGTCAGGAGAATGATAAGAGGGTCTCTGAGGATATCGATATAAAGGTGCTGACCCGGCATCTCTCTGCAGAAATCGAAGAGTCGTGCACCGAAGGACATCTTGACATTAGACTCAGATTTCCGCAGAGGATATAGGATCAAGGTCTGTGAAATGGATAGATGCTGGTATGGATAATGTGAGTTATTTCTGGAGTAGATGACGTCATGCCAAAGACGCAAGTGTTGATTGTTGATGACGAGGAAGACTTCGCCAATGCACTGGCCGAAAGAATGACGAATCGTGGATTGACGGCCGACGTTGCATTCAGCGGGGACAGAGCACTGGAATTGGTCGAGTCTAAACCGTACGATGCGGTGGTCCTGGATCTTGCCATGCCGGGAATGGATGGCATAGAAACTCTCAAGCGAATGCTGGCCATCAATGCCGATCTTCAGGTTATCATTCTAACCGGCAGAGCAACCGTCACTCAGGGAGTGGAGGCGGTGAAGGAGGGAGCTTTCGAATTTCTCGAGAAGCCGGTGCGTATTGATACTCTGGTGGACAAGATCAATGTCGCAAAGTCTCGCAAGTCTACCCTCACCGAGGAGAGACTTAACGAGATGATTGACGAAATCACGAAGCGCAGGGGCTGGTGATTAGGCCTTGGGAACTCTAAGGTTTCCTTTGGTGCTCGTCCAGGGCAGAATTTATGTACGGATGTAGCTGCGTTTCAGATACAATGGGCATTCCCGGACAATGCTGACAAACCTATCAGAACTGGAAGTCATTCAAGTCATGACTGTGGCTCTTTAGATATAGACGGCAGGTACGGATTTGATGTTGAAGTTGATCAGCAGGATATTTCCCTTTCTCAGTTGGTTCGAAAACTACACAGGCGGTGACGCACGTCGGGATGTAATCGGCGGCATGACTGTCGCGCTTGTGCTGATCCCTCAATCGATGGCATACGCACAACTGGCGGGCCTGCCTGCCTACTATGGACTCTATGCCGCTTTCCTTCCGCCTGTTGTTGCAGCTCTCTTCGGGTCGAGCAGACAGCTCGCTACCGGCCCTGTGGCCGTCGTGTCGCTCATGACAGCGACCGCTCTCGAACCGCTTGCAACCGCCGGCAGCGAGTCATTCATAGCTTATGCTATCATGCTTGCGCTCTTTGTTGGGATATTCCAGTTCCTGCTCGGAGCATTCAAACTCGGTTTAGTAGTCAATTTTCTGTCGCATCCGGTCGTAAGCGGTTTCACAAATGCTGCCGCACTGATCATCGCGACCTCTCAATTATCGAAATTATTCGGAGTAACGGTGGACAGCGCGGAGCATCATTATGAGACGATCTACAATGTGTTCCGCGAAGCTCTGTTCTACACACACTGGCCCACACTCGCCCTGGCGGTTCTCGCTTTCGCGATCATGTACGTAATGCGGAGATTCGTGCCGCGTCTCCCGAATGTACTCGTCGCGGTACTGATCACAACATTAGTCTCATGGTCAACCGGGTTCGAGCATTCCGCTTCGATATCACTGGATCAGATCGCCTCGACTCGAGTCCGAAGTGTTCTGGATGAATTCAATGGCAGCACTTCCATGCTTGAGACAAAGACTGCGGAGCGCGTCGCGCGTCGCACAAAGCATGATGATCTTCTTCGATCAAGAGATGAGATAGACTTAGAGGTTCTCGACATTGAACATCAGATAGCAATCCTCGATGCAGAAATCGCACAGGCAAAAGGGCAAATCGCTGCTGAGCGCGGGTGGCTCAGACGGTGTCTTCTGGAGGAAAATACCGACTCGCTCGGGCGCACGATCTATCTGGAAAGGTCGGAAGAATCGTCTTCGCGCGGTGCTGATGGGAGCTGCTGGCGTTTCAGGATTAGTAATGGCCGACTAGATCTCAACAAGATTACCCTTGCAGGCGGCGGCGCGGTAGTCGGAACGATACCGCAGGGACTTCCCGACTTCAAGGCTCCCAGAATTGATTTCTCAGTGGCTTTCGATCTTCTCCCAATAGCCGTGGTCATCTCTCTGCTGGGATTCATGGAGGCGATATCGATTGCCAAAGCGATGGCTGCAAGAACCGGACAGAGACTCAATGCCAATCAGGAACTGATGGGACAAGGACTGGCAAATATAATAGGATCATTCAGCCAGAGTTATGCCGTCTCCGGATCATTCTCCAGGTCTGCCGTCAACATTCAGGCAGGCGCAGTAACAGGAGTATCCAATGCTGTCAGCAGTCTGGTCGTGGTGATTGTGCTGCTGTTCTTCACGCCGCTTCTCTATCATCTGCCGCAATCGGTGCTTGCAGCGATCATCATGATGGCGGTGGTCGGACTGATCAATGTAAAATCCTTTATCCACGCCTGGCGTGCTCAGAAGTACGATGGCGCCATCGGTGTCACGACATTCATCTTCACGCTGACATTCGCTCCTCATCTCGACCGGGGAATCATGGTTGGAGTGGTCCTGTCACTCCTGCTCTATCTGGTACGGAACATGAAACCGGCTATTGCAATGCTATCGTTGCATCCAGACGGCACATACAGGAATCGCAGACGGTTTGGCTTGAAACAGTGCCCATATGTGGCCGTCATCAGGTATGCCGGTTCGCTCATCTTCTCCAATGTCGACTATCTTGACAGCCAGGTGCTTGATGCCGTGCGCAGCATGCCCAAACTCAATCATGTGCTTATAGTAGGCAACGGAATGAATGAGATCGATGCTTCAGGTGTCGATGCCCTGTCGGTACTTATTGATCGACTGCATGGTCAGGGACTGCAGTTCTCGATCAGCGGTTTCAATGACAATGTTCTCGATGTGCTCAATAGAACCGGACTCGTTGCAAAAATCGGTGAGAACAATATCTACCGCAATGTCTCACGAGCGGTAGATGGTATATGGGAAAGGGCGCACGCCAATGTCGAAGAAGAAGACTGCCCTATCCGCGTGAGCCCGATGATACCGTTCGAGGTA encodes:
- a CDS encoding transcriptional repressor, which gives rise to MSKIRHYLIPVEKAISILRQCDIQPTPQRIAVVEYVLKSKAHPSADDVLKFARKKCPTVSRATVYNTLNLLVERGLLRTQLLKEGTVVFDPNIESHHHFMDEETGVIYDIPWNSISVSGEEKLREFEVHEYQVIMRGKLRKKR
- a CDS encoding response regulator, yielding MAIISIVSGSYCNGDRITAELCKQLGYRHVDRELLEETSRRYNVSADKLHAILAESGAAAGRQDRGRYKLLAYIEATLGEMIQNDELVIGGCFVYLVPSNIAHVLRVCIIADQHYRVSQAVAEDGLSDSDAVKRIKEFDQMLSGCSALFHNKQAYDKSLFDMVIPVDKLSLDEAVRMIADQARSDAIRTTDWSKAAAADFLLGSTVKVAMAEDGQMVDVFAENGHVVIGINQQVLLMKRLEEKLKRIALSVPGVTDVTTKLGTKFSTTVVNPWEDIDVPPKILLVDDEVEFVETLSERLKTRNLESAIAYDGEQALERIEVEIPDVIVLDLRMPGIDGIETLRRIKRTNPSIEVIILTGHGTDNEKSAAEELGAFAYLRKPVNVNDLAQIMKEAYAHRKRGQ
- a CDS encoding GNAT family N-acetyltransferase — its product is MALTFREDYWDSPELKKELINFINQIHRLDLTLWDEKGYWDRKYRPFSFFEGNRIVSSVCIYSMDMTIDGKRSLVAQVSAVGTLPEYRRKGLNLELSKRAMEWAEDNHDFFFLFADEEAFPFYKRCGFRQVNEHKARLALTGMTARPGAVKLDVSTTDNLDMIYRIASNREPVSNVLGVTNEKLFMFWCLYFLKDFIYYIADLDILVLYERKNGVLTIFDIVGTHVPVFSELYPCICDESDSAVEFMFMMDKLGLDEIEYVKVEGNGTHLYGNFPLENSKFIFPLTAHA
- a CDS encoding STAS domain-containing protein; translation: MISRIFPFLSWFENYTGGDARRDVIGGMTVALVLIPQSMAYAQLAGLPAYYGLYAAFLPPVVAALFGSSRQLATGPVAVVSLMTATALEPLATAGSESFIAYAIMLALFVGIFQFLLGAFKLGLVVNFLSHPVVSGFTNAAALIIATSQLSKLFGVTVDSAEHHYETIYNVFREALFYTHWPTLALAVLAFAIMYVMRRFVPRLPNVLVAVLITTLVSWSTGFEHSASISLDQIASTRVRSVLDEFNGSTSMLETKTAERVARRTKHDDLLRSRDEIDLEVLDIEHQIAILDAEIAQAKGQIAAERGWLRRCLLEENTDSLGRTIYLERSEESSSRGADGSCWRFRISNGRLDLNKITLAGGGAVVGTIPQGLPDFKAPRIDFSVAFDLLPIAVVISLLGFMEAISIAKAMAARTGQRLNANQELMGQGLANIIGSFSQSYAVSGSFSRSAVNIQAGAVTGVSNAVSSLVVVIVLLFFTPLLYHLPQSVLAAIIMMAVVGLINVKSFIHAWRAQKYDGAIGVTTFIFTLTFAPHLDRGIMVGVVLSLLLYLVRNMKPAIAMLSLHPDGTYRNRRRFGLKQCPYVAVIRYAGSLIFSNVDYLDSQVLDAVRSMPKLNHVLIVGNGMNEIDASGVDALSVLIDRLHGQGLQFSISGFNDNVLDVLNRTGLVAKIGENNIYRNVSRAVDGIWERAHANVEEEDCPIRVSPMIPFEVSAKTKQALMKKFLSKPDNQSSIDAHNKDNNTPESL
- a CDS encoding response regulator; translated protein: MPKTQVLIVDDEEDFANALAERMTNRGLTADVAFSGDRALELVESKPYDAVVLDLAMPGMDGIETLKRMLAINADLQVIILTGRATVTQGVEAVKEGAFEFLEKPVRIDTLVDKINVAKSRKSTLTEERLNEMIDEITKRRGW
- a CDS encoding ATP-binding protein, whose product is MAELEPKSLHTQSSATQTRLPRYRALQRNLILIPFLAALIPLVIMAGINYRQDTSAYRAESRYTISRLLSNAKRGLQFAIEERRAVLSLIARGRTREELSDEARLMAILRDLRESFGDFVDLGIIDSDGNQAFYAGPYELQGANYKEQSWFHEVSLRGVYVSDVFMGYRNLPHFVIAIAREATESDFYILRATIDTELLMRQIYALDLDENSDAFVVNSRGILQTVSAFFGNVLDSLDLTIPPHVRERESISEYSQTGGLELATGFAYVEGTPFVLVAATRRQPALQHWLYRRSDVIWFLMISVAGILVAVSLRSRGIVNHLRESDARRAKVFHNIEYTNKMATLGRLAAGVAHEINNPLAIINEKAGLIKDMAMNYPDFPHKEKILTVVDSIGTSVERCSRVTRRLLGFGRRMEVTKERIDLGILIKDVLEFQRTEASHRSITIDVLVDDDVQHIESDRGQLQQVFLNIISNAYAAVEDGGKIDIRISQPNTNEVTVTISDDGHGIAEDDLKSIFEPFFSTKGEAGTGLGLSITRDIIEKLGGLIEVASAVGQGTKITVNLPLEKVV
- a CDS encoding catalase; translation: MVKKKKQLTTAAGIPVGDNQNAMTAGPHGPLLVQDWQLFEKHAHFNRERIPERVVHAKGSGAYGTLTVTKDITKYTKASIFSKVGKKTECFLRFSTVAGERGAADAERDVRGFALKFYTDEGNWDLVGNNTPVFFIRDPYKFPDFIHTQKRDPKSNLRSNTAQWDFWSQSPESMHQVTILFSDRGLPRSYRHVNGYGSHTYSFINSNNERFWVKFHFKTAQGIECMTGQESDAIIAKDRESHQRDLFEAIQKKDFPKWNFKIQVMTEKQAEETSYNPFDLTKVWPHGEFPLIDVGVLELNRNPENYFAEVEQSAFSPANVVPGIGQSPDKMLQFRIISYADAHRYRLGVNYESLPVNRPRIEVNTYYRDGQMRFDGNYRGDVNYEPNSFAGPTEDSRFKEPPLKISGDADRYNHRDGNDDYTQAGNLYRLMPKSERQRLHKAIAGAMAGVPKKIIERQLKHFEKADPAYAKGVKTALGGDRD
- a CDS encoding response regulator — its product is MRVLLVDDEEELVSTLAERLEFRGISAAYAIDGKSALKMLRDTDFDVIVIDMKLPGMSGDDLLNTVNLSYPGLPALMVTGHGSVEQGEYRKPDGAYDFLLKPVDISLLITKIKEAIAAHES
- a CDS encoding response regulator, encoding MSKGKILVVDDEPELVRAVSMRLRAEGYDVLTAMDGMQATNVAMRETLDLIILDIGMPAGDGHVVARRLRESIRTSAIPIIFLTAKTSELDFSRAYDEGVDKYITKPYDPLELMSAVDSLMRTGDQRQVT